A single region of the Thermotoga profunda AZM34c06 genome encodes:
- the ybeY gene encoding rRNA maturation RNase YbeY, whose translation MDRVLKNEIGEVKVNVIFVGERHIKDLNRDYRDIDSPTDVLTFLYKDQDLFGEIFICPRQVEKNATKYKQPYLTELIRVVIHSCLHLSGYDHELSDNRSKEMFIKQEEYLKEVERYDS comes from the coding sequence GTGGATAGAGTTCTAAAGAATGAGATTGGTGAAGTGAAAGTCAACGTGATTTTTGTTGGGGAAAGGCACATAAAAGATCTCAACAGAGATTATAGAGATATCGATTCACCAACAGATGTACTCACCTTTCTTTATAAAGACCAAGATTTGTTTGGAGAGATATTCATCTGTCCAAGACAGGTAGAAAAAAATGCTACAAAATATAAACAGCCTTATCTGACTGAATTAATTAGAGTCGTGATACATTCCTGTCTTCACCTGAGCGGCTATGATCATGAGCTGAGTGATAACAGATCAAAGGAAATGTTTATCAAACAAGAAGAATACCTCAAGGAGGTTGAACGATATGATAGTTAA
- the rplU gene encoding 50S ribosomal protein L21, whose amino-acid sequence MYAIIETGGKQYKVTEGDTIAVEKLPQQQGEQVVFERVLHLSTDSGAKIGKPYLEGCTVIGTVMTHEKAKKVTIVKYKSRKNYRRERGHRQWFTLVKIEKIQTGEA is encoded by the coding sequence TTGTACGCGATTATCGAAACTGGAGGAAAGCAGTACAAGGTTACAGAAGGAGATACTATCGCAGTTGAGAAATTGCCACAACAACAAGGAGAACAAGTCGTTTTTGAGCGTGTACTTCATCTTTCGACGGACTCAGGTGCAAAGATAGGCAAACCCTATTTGGAAGGTTGCACAGTTATTGGTACTGTGATGACTCATGAAAAGGCTAAAAAGGTGACGATCGTAAAGTACAAATCTCGAAAAAATTATCGTCGCGAGCGAGGCCACAGACAGTGGTTCACATTAGTGAAGATTGAAAAGATACAGACTGGTGAAGCATAG
- the dnaG gene encoding DNA primase yields the protein MVSKEIIEKIKREIDIVQVISQYISLQKVGSSYRGLCPFHSEKTPSFHVNPVLKLYHCFGCGASGDVIKFIQEIEHLSFQEALQKLGRMINIEINFDTKQSDKERYIDFLTKIHTEYKKQLKQNQRAMKYLLDRGFKEDEIEYYEFGYCPVDSKLTLQVATKLSVPISKVIQYGVIKKTKTQEYSDLFEGRIVIPIKDDLGRIIAFGGRSIDNREPKYLNSPETNYFSKRSIFFLLDRAKKVIKSVNFAVITEGYFDAIAFHRAGVTNAVAVLGTNLSKEHLSKLGSLTKNVILCFDTDEAGQRATLKSLKTLIDMSFDVAVALFQEKDPDEVFRTEGSENLKKVLKKAVPFEEYIVDFYSKFFDLSSAAGCERFLDQLKTWVQSLLSTQRIQRYENLLKAISTKVKFSTAQLMSYYRNDSFYKEQTTKTNLPSDEDYVIYLYITQEDLRNELSKIDKSVMSDRTRKILEILEKDLDISDQDEEIRRYVFDLMSRIPSGDSLKIFEDIKKRFARKTIEKRLSQIDGKLANCKSDEERKELLQERLKLIKMTGGD from the coding sequence ATGGTGAGCAAAGAGATTATTGAAAAGATCAAGCGTGAGATAGACATAGTTCAGGTCATCTCACAATATATTTCGTTGCAAAAAGTTGGTTCGAGTTATAGAGGTTTGTGCCCATTTCACAGTGAAAAAACCCCTTCTTTCCATGTTAACCCAGTTCTTAAGTTGTACCACTGTTTTGGTTGTGGGGCTTCTGGTGATGTCATAAAATTCATTCAGGAAATCGAACATCTTTCTTTCCAGGAAGCTTTGCAAAAACTTGGTCGAATGATCAACATAGAGATAAACTTTGACACCAAGCAGTCTGACAAGGAAAGGTATATTGATTTTCTAACAAAGATTCATACTGAATACAAGAAACAGTTGAAACAAAATCAAAGGGCAATGAAATATTTATTAGACCGTGGTTTCAAAGAAGACGAAATAGAGTACTATGAGTTTGGTTATTGTCCAGTCGATTCGAAGCTGACTTTGCAGGTTGCGACTAAGCTTTCTGTTCCAATATCGAAGGTTATTCAATACGGTGTTATAAAAAAGACTAAGACACAAGAATATTCAGATCTTTTTGAAGGAAGGATAGTAATTCCGATAAAAGACGATCTCGGAAGAATCATAGCCTTCGGAGGCAGATCGATTGACAATCGTGAGCCCAAATACCTCAATTCTCCTGAAACGAATTATTTTTCAAAGCGTTCAATATTTTTCTTATTGGACAGGGCGAAAAAAGTGATCAAAAGTGTCAATTTTGCAGTCATCACAGAAGGATATTTCGATGCGATAGCATTCCACAGAGCTGGAGTTACGAATGCAGTAGCAGTACTTGGAACGAATCTTTCCAAGGAGCATTTATCAAAACTTGGATCATTGACCAAAAACGTGATACTCTGTTTTGACACAGATGAAGCAGGACAAAGGGCAACACTGAAATCTTTGAAAACATTAATAGACATGTCTTTTGACGTAGCAGTTGCCTTATTTCAAGAGAAAGATCCAGATGAAGTTTTCAGGACAGAAGGTTCAGAGAATCTGAAGAAGGTATTGAAAAAAGCCGTGCCTTTCGAGGAATACATAGTCGATTTTTACTCGAAATTTTTTGATCTTTCATCGGCTGCTGGTTGTGAGAGGTTCTTGGACCAGCTCAAGACTTGGGTACAATCTCTATTGAGTACTCAAAGGATCCAGAGATATGAGAATTTACTGAAGGCAATTTCAACAAAGGTGAAATTTTCAACAGCTCAGCTCATGAGTTATTACAGAAATGACAGTTTTTATAAAGAGCAAACTACGAAAACAAACCTTCCAAGTGATGAAGATTATGTGATATATCTTTACATAACTCAGGAAGATCTGAGAAATGAGCTATCCAAAATAGATAAATCTGTTATGAGCGATAGAACAAGAAAAATCCTTGAAATACTCGAGAAAGATCTTGATATATCCGATCAAGATGAAGAGATTAGAAGATATGTCTTTGATTTAATGTCGAGGATACCTTCTGGAGATTCTTTGAAAATATTTGAAGACATAAAAAAGCGCTTTGCAAGAAAAACAATTGAAAAGCGTTTGTCACAGATAGACGGTAAACTTGCCAATTGCAAGAGTGATGAAGAAAGAAAAGAACTTTTGCAAGAAAGGTTGAAGTTGATTAAAATGACCGGAGGTGATTGA
- a CDS encoding HD family phosphohydrolase, with protein MKKVANFFWSNWLDFVVVFLCFFLIELPHLPNPLVLVNVYVVALILWFVIVKPKINERPFVLHRSYFILFCLIILFGALMSKVIVRQFGSYSSPFFIPITLIALLYSKEVAVAASVYLAIVFSTTLGFNSLGFTLMLSTCLITAVASSKIEKRMQVAKSAFIVAAISVIFYLLHVKLQGAKFDYLQIAIAFVTPFISSIICIGVIPFIEYASMIYSNIDLIELGNLNNPLLKTLSLRAPGTYYHSSMVANLAEAAAQRIGANAILARTASYFHDVGKAKRPYFYTENIYQENPHDELNPKLSHLVIQDHVKSGLEMARRNRLPLLVQDVIPQHHGTRVQKYFYHKSKELGEELSENEFRYPGPKPQFKEAGIIMLADAVEAAARSLKNPSAGRVQAMVEEIISGIYNERELDESGLTLKDLEAIAEEFTKVLLNMFKSRIEYPKEEIKKVISLAQNPDNQQNKKFNKQNLDKENSG; from the coding sequence ATGAAAAAAGTAGCTAATTTCTTCTGGTCAAACTGGCTTGATTTTGTCGTTGTTTTCCTGTGTTTTTTCCTAATCGAGTTACCACACTTACCAAACCCACTCGTTCTGGTGAATGTCTATGTTGTTGCATTGATCTTGTGGTTTGTGATCGTTAAACCAAAAATCAATGAAAGACCTTTCGTTTTGCACAGGTCATATTTTATTTTGTTCTGTCTTATCATCTTGTTCGGCGCTCTCATGTCAAAGGTGATAGTGAGACAATTTGGTTCTTATTCATCCCCTTTTTTTATTCCGATCACGTTGATAGCTCTTTTGTATAGCAAAGAAGTGGCTGTGGCAGCATCAGTTTACTTGGCAATTGTTTTTTCAACGACTTTAGGATTCAACAGCCTGGGGTTTACCTTAATGCTGAGCACTTGTTTAATCACAGCAGTGGCGAGCTCAAAAATAGAGAAACGTATGCAAGTTGCGAAATCCGCTTTTATCGTCGCTGCGATCTCGGTGATTTTCTATCTATTACATGTGAAATTGCAAGGTGCAAAGTTCGATTATTTACAAATTGCTATTGCCTTTGTCACACCTTTTATCTCTTCAATTATTTGCATAGGTGTCATTCCGTTTATAGAATATGCCAGTATGATATATTCTAATATCGATTTGATAGAACTTGGGAATTTGAATAACCCATTGCTAAAAACACTTTCTCTGAGGGCTCCTGGTACTTACTACCATTCATCAATGGTTGCGAACCTTGCCGAAGCCGCAGCTCAAAGAATAGGAGCAAATGCCATTTTGGCAAGGACAGCTTCGTATTTTCACGACGTTGGTAAGGCAAAAAGGCCATATTTTTACACTGAAAACATTTATCAGGAAAATCCCCACGATGAACTCAACCCGAAGTTGAGTCATTTGGTTATTCAAGATCATGTCAAGTCAGGCTTAGAAATGGCAAGAAGGAATAGGTTACCACTCCTTGTCCAAGATGTGATCCCGCAGCATCATGGTACGCGTGTACAGAAATATTTCTACCACAAATCAAAGGAACTTGGGGAAGAATTGAGTGAAAATGAGTTTCGATATCCAGGACCAAAACCACAATTCAAAGAAGCAGGTATAATAATGTTGGCAGACGCAGTCGAAGCGGCCGCAAGGAGCTTAAAGAATCCTTCGGCAGGTCGTGTTCAAGCAATGGTTGAAGAGATAATATCAGGAATATACAACGAGAGAGAGCTCGATGAATCTGGATTGACTTTGAAGGACTTAGAAGCCATTGCTGAAGAATTCACCAAGGTCTTGCTGAACATGTTCAAGAGTCGTATAGAATATCCAAAGGAAGAGATAAAGAAGGTGATCAGTCTTGCCCAAAATCCAGATAATCAACAAAACAAGAAGTTCAATAAACAAAACCTTGATAAAGAAAATAGTGGATAG
- the rpoD gene encoding RNA polymerase sigma factor RpoD yields the protein MTSEEIEKRIKSLIKTGKKKGFITYDDIDKAFPPDYEGFDTSLIERIYEELEKNKINIQDTEPEALEDLEDGTIESEIPSLLEEGPEVYDNVALKDPIKMYLREIGKIPLLTPSQERELARRAQVGNERAKRKLVESNLRLVVSIAKRYIGRGLPFLDLIQEGNIGLLKAVEKFDWRKGYKFSTYATWWIRQAITRAIADQARTIRIPVHMVETINKLNRITREYYQKYGEQPSLDELAKLMDRPVDKIEEILQASKETVSLEAPVGEDEDSTVGDFVADENIASPKKEAMRMLMREELEKVLKTLNPREAMVLKMRYGLLDGKAKTLEEVGQYFNVTRERIRQIEVKALRKLRHPSRSKYLKSLFSLLDQQG from the coding sequence ATGACAAGTGAAGAAATAGAAAAGAGAATAAAATCTCTTATAAAAACCGGTAAGAAAAAAGGATTCATAACGTATGATGACATAGACAAAGCCTTTCCGCCAGATTACGAAGGTTTTGACACCTCTTTGATAGAACGGATATACGAAGAGCTCGAAAAAAACAAGATCAATATTCAGGATACAGAACCCGAAGCCCTGGAAGATTTGGAAGATGGCACTATAGAATCCGAAATCCCAAGTCTTCTTGAAGAGGGTCCAGAAGTATATGACAACGTGGCTTTGAAAGATCCTATTAAGATGTATCTGCGTGAGATTGGAAAGATACCTCTGTTGACTCCGTCGCAAGAACGGGAACTTGCGAGACGTGCACAGGTTGGCAATGAAAGAGCCAAGAGAAAGCTTGTTGAGTCAAACCTTAGATTAGTGGTGAGCATAGCTAAAAGATATATAGGGCGCGGTTTACCTTTCCTCGATCTGATTCAAGAAGGTAATATAGGTTTATTGAAGGCTGTAGAAAAATTTGACTGGAGAAAAGGATATAAATTCAGTACGTATGCCACGTGGTGGATCAGGCAGGCTATCACACGTGCAATAGCTGATCAGGCGAGAACTATAAGGATACCAGTTCACATGGTTGAAACCATTAACAAACTCAATAGAATAACAAGAGAATATTACCAAAAATATGGTGAACAACCTTCACTCGATGAACTCGCCAAACTCATGGATAGACCTGTCGACAAAATAGAAGAGATACTTCAAGCATCTAAGGAAACAGTTTCATTAGAAGCACCAGTTGGTGAGGATGAAGATTCAACTGTGGGAGATTTCGTAGCAGATGAGAACATAGCATCTCCCAAAAAGGAAGCCATGAGAATGTTGATGCGTGAAGAACTCGAAAAGGTTTTGAAAACTCTCAATCCAAGAGAAGCGATGGTTTTAAAAATGAGATATGGATTACTTGATGGAAAAGCCAAGACTTTAGAAGAGGTTGGGCAATATTTCAATGTCACAAGAGAAAGAATCAGACAGATAGAGGTTAAGGCTTTGAGAAAACTAAGACATCCTTCGAGAAGTAAGTACCTAAAATCTCTCTTTTCTCTGCTTGATCAGCAGGGATGA
- a CDS encoding PhoH family protein codes for MRGGVKLASKIIEVPNNVDMVVVLGQYDNKLRFLRKRFSVNIDISDKKITVTGNDESIVETVENIISQVVTAARKGYVMDWSEFESLVDFYSSWDGSSAQSSQETILSGRIRPKTKGQVEYIDAMRRFDVVFSIGPAGTGKTYLAVAMALDYLKSGIVQRIILTRPAVEAGERLGFLPGDLVEKVDPYLRPIYDAIMDMMPAEKFYTYRQKGIIEIAPLAFMRGRTLNNCFVILDEAQNATHQQMKMFLTRIGFNSKAVITGDVTQIDIDRGNSGLIECENILKGIDGIGFVYLSESDVVRHPVVKEIIKAYENYERNRHEKSS; via the coding sequence ATGAGAGGTGGTGTGAAACTGGCATCAAAGATTATTGAAGTTCCAAATAATGTTGATATGGTAGTTGTCTTAGGGCAATACGATAATAAGCTGAGATTTCTAAGAAAAAGGTTTTCTGTGAATATAGATATCTCGGACAAGAAAATCACGGTGACTGGTAACGATGAATCTATAGTTGAAACAGTTGAGAATATAATCTCCCAAGTTGTCACTGCTGCCAGAAAAGGTTACGTTATGGATTGGAGTGAATTTGAATCCTTAGTTGATTTTTATTCATCATGGGATGGATCTTCAGCACAGAGTTCTCAGGAAACTATTTTATCAGGTAGAATCAGACCCAAGACAAAAGGTCAAGTTGAATACATCGATGCAATGAGAAGATTCGATGTTGTGTTTTCGATAGGACCTGCAGGAACAGGTAAAACATACCTTGCAGTGGCGATGGCTTTGGATTATCTCAAGTCGGGAATTGTTCAGAGAATCATACTCACAAGACCTGCTGTTGAAGCCGGCGAAAGATTGGGATTCCTGCCTGGTGATCTGGTTGAAAAGGTGGATCCGTATCTCAGACCTATTTACGATGCCATAATGGATATGATGCCTGCTGAAAAATTTTACACTTACAGACAAAAGGGAATAATTGAAATTGCGCCACTTGCATTCATGCGTGGAAGGACATTGAACAACTGTTTTGTAATCCTTGATGAAGCACAAAATGCAACTCATCAACAGATGAAGATGTTTTTGACAAGAATTGGCTTCAACTCCAAAGCAGTTATAACAGGAGATGTGACTCAAATAGATATAGACAGGGGCAATTCGGGCTTAATAGAATGTGAGAATATTCTCAAAGGTATCGATGGTATAGGTTTTGTTTATTTATCTGAATCCGATGTTGTGAGACATCCTGTTGTCAAAGAGATCATCAAAGCATACGAAAATTATGAAAGGAACAGACATGAAAAAAGTAGCTAA
- a CDS encoding zinc metallopeptidase: MFFYDPTFIILIPALLLAVWAQIKVSAAFSEYSKVRSVTGFTGSQLAMRLLDSAGIYDVRVESLPGHLTDHYDPRTKVVRLSSSTYASPSVAALGVVAHEIGHAIQHAEKNPALVFRTILAPVANLGSSLAWILFIMGLVFALPALWQFGIVLFALAVLFSLITLPVEYDASRKAMKLLRENIMMSEEELKGVKKVLSAAALTYVAATAMSILQLLRMLLIAGAFGRRD, translated from the coding sequence GTGTTCTTTTACGATCCGACTTTCATAATTCTTATACCTGCCTTGTTATTGGCAGTATGGGCTCAGATCAAAGTTAGTGCCGCCTTCTCTGAATATTCAAAGGTAAGATCGGTAACGGGTTTCACGGGCAGTCAACTTGCAATGAGATTACTGGATAGTGCCGGCATATACGACGTACGTGTTGAATCATTGCCCGGTCATCTGACAGATCATTACGATCCAAGAACAAAGGTTGTAAGATTATCTTCTTCAACCTATGCGAGTCCTTCCGTTGCCGCTCTTGGTGTTGTGGCTCATGAAATAGGTCATGCAATCCAGCATGCTGAGAAAAATCCAGCCCTTGTCTTCAGAACTATACTCGCACCAGTTGCAAATCTTGGATCATCACTCGCCTGGATTTTGTTCATAATGGGCCTTGTCTTTGCATTGCCTGCTCTTTGGCAATTTGGAATCGTGCTCTTTGCTTTAGCTGTACTGTTCAGTTTGATAACACTGCCCGTGGAATACGACGCAAGCAGAAAGGCAATGAAATTACTCAGGGAAAACATCATGATGTCTGAGGAAGAACTCAAAGGAGTCAAGAAAGTTCTGAGTGCAGCGGCTTTGACATACGTTGCAGCAACTGCTATGTCAATCTTGCAATTGTTGAGAATGCTTCTAATCGCCGGTGCATTTGGCAGAAGAGATTAA
- a CDS encoding LacI family DNA-binding transcriptional regulator, whose protein sequence is MKKVTIKDIANIAGVSISTVSRVLNGKGNVDPQLKERVLQVIKDTNFQPSSFARSFRKSSMQIDVVLSKWEEHYLRVLRGLTESLGEQQISVIPKTNLNNLGDFVVAIGEDFDDKLNASMTIGQELSSCSVVFDHFSTLNLIVSELLSKGIDSFAFLCEGLSNYRACKLYGAFMKIMFHHKIESYEIKMLNSKDPYDVAKELSILPGAILCSKDEIAAGVMKAFKDEGIKIPQQVSIIGYGNFSCGSLLGPSLSSVEYMNEETGRICGQYILKMINGEEIPKKIVLSTRLVKRESSL, encoded by the coding sequence TTGAAAAAGGTAACCATCAAAGATATCGCGAATATCGCGGGTGTGTCTATTTCTACAGTATCCCGCGTTTTGAATGGAAAAGGAAATGTCGATCCACAGTTGAAGGAAAGAGTTTTACAAGTGATAAAAGATACCAATTTCCAGCCGAGTAGTTTTGCTCGTTCTTTCAGAAAAAGTTCAATGCAAATTGATGTGGTATTAAGTAAATGGGAAGAACATTATCTTCGGGTACTTCGTGGATTGACTGAGAGCTTAGGAGAGCAGCAAATTTCCGTTATTCCTAAGACGAACTTGAACAACCTTGGTGATTTCGTTGTTGCAATTGGCGAGGACTTCGACGATAAGCTGAATGCTTCAATGACTATTGGACAGGAATTGTCATCTTGTTCAGTTGTCTTTGATCATTTTTCAACGTTGAATTTGATAGTGAGTGAACTATTGAGTAAGGGAATAGATAGTTTTGCTTTCCTATGTGAAGGTTTATCAAACTACAGGGCTTGCAAGCTGTACGGTGCATTTATGAAGATCATGTTTCACCATAAAATTGAATCCTATGAAATAAAGATGCTCAATTCAAAAGATCCTTATGATGTCGCTAAAGAGTTGTCTATTTTGCCCGGTGCGATTTTGTGCAGTAAAGATGAAATAGCGGCAGGTGTTATGAAAGCCTTTAAAGACGAGGGGATAAAGATACCACAGCAAGTTTCCATCATTGGGTATGGAAATTTTTCCTGTGGAAGTCTTTTGGGTCCATCTTTGAGCAGTGTAGAATATATGAATGAAGAAACTGGGAGGATTTGTGGCCAATACATCCTCAAGATGATCAACGGTGAAGAGATACCCAAAAAGATAGTTTTGAGCACAAGACTGGTGAAAAGAGAAAGTAGCCTATGA
- the rplM gene encoding 50S ribosomal protein L13, giving the protein MARPFPIQKTTVNREAGKKWYLVDASGKVLGRLASQIAKYLMGKNEPTFFPGVDTGNYVVVINAEKVVLTGDKLDKKIYYRYSGYPGGLKENSARQILEKHPERLLYLAVKRMLPKAALGDKYLKRLKVYAGNEHPHEAQNPQPLKL; this is encoded by the coding sequence ATGGCGCGTCCATTTCCGATACAGAAAACTACGGTTAATAGAGAAGCTGGGAAAAAGTGGTATTTGGTTGATGCTTCTGGGAAGGTGCTTGGTAGACTCGCAAGCCAAATTGCAAAATATTTAATGGGGAAAAATGAACCCACCTTCTTTCCAGGAGTCGATACAGGTAATTATGTTGTGGTTATAAATGCAGAAAAAGTTGTGCTAACTGGTGATAAACTCGATAAAAAGATATACTATCGCTACTCCGGGTATCCTGGTGGTTTGAAGGAAAACAGTGCAAGGCAGATTCTTGAAAAGCATCCAGAGAGATTGCTATATCTTGCTGTCAAAAGGATGCTTCCAAAAGCCGCACTTGGAGATAAGTATTTAAAGAGACTCAAGGTCTATGCTGGAAATGAACATCCACATGAGGCTCAAAATCCTCAGCCTCTAAAGCTTTGA
- a CDS encoding DUF1015 domain-containing protein, translating into MIVKPFMALRPKKEFAQKVAVKPYDVISSEDAKKVAQNNEYTFYKVTKPEVNFDMQIEPSSEIALEAAKKNLQWFVDSGVFFQDRESFYIYKQIAKDHTQIGLVATFSVDEYLSGKIKKHELTRKDKEEERAKHIYHLRAQTGPVFLMYRSSEEIDRYIENLAQGEAEYDFIDEDGVRQIVYVVQDKKIIEEIKTLFDKVDSFYIADGHHRAASAVRVAQLLREENRVHTGNEEYNFFLAVLFPHKHLRIYDYNRVVKDLNGMSEYEFLSKIEKIFDVSISKEGVYKPKMKHEFGMYLNRTWYRLALKKELVDDSDPIKALDVSVLQEHVLDRILGIKDPRTDKRIDFVGGVHGLQALQDYIDKKGWAVAFSLYPTSIEDLMKISDSGKIMPPKSTWFEPKLKSGLFVHLI; encoded by the coding sequence ATGATAGTTAAGCCATTCATGGCGCTGAGACCTAAGAAGGAATTTGCCCAAAAGGTCGCTGTAAAACCTTACGATGTAATAAGTTCCGAGGATGCAAAAAAGGTCGCGCAAAACAATGAATATACATTCTATAAAGTAACAAAGCCTGAAGTGAATTTTGATATGCAAATTGAACCGAGTTCAGAAATAGCACTCGAAGCAGCAAAGAAAAATCTTCAATGGTTTGTTGACTCTGGTGTTTTCTTTCAGGATCGTGAATCTTTCTACATATACAAACAAATCGCAAAAGACCACACTCAGATAGGTTTAGTTGCGACATTCTCAGTTGATGAATATCTGTCAGGTAAAATAAAAAAGCACGAACTGACCAGAAAAGATAAGGAGGAAGAAAGAGCAAAACATATATACCATTTGAGGGCACAAACTGGACCGGTTTTTTTGATGTACCGTTCCTCTGAAGAAATAGACAGATATATAGAAAATCTCGCTCAAGGTGAAGCTGAGTATGATTTCATTGACGAGGATGGTGTTAGACAAATTGTTTACGTGGTACAGGATAAAAAGATTATCGAGGAGATAAAAACGCTCTTTGATAAAGTAGATAGTTTTTATATCGCGGATGGTCATCATCGTGCTGCCTCTGCAGTGAGAGTTGCTCAGCTTCTCAGAGAAGAAAACAGAGTACACACAGGAAATGAAGAGTACAATTTCTTCTTGGCTGTTCTTTTTCCACACAAACACCTACGTATATATGATTATAACCGAGTCGTCAAAGATTTAAATGGTATGAGCGAATATGAATTTTTATCAAAAATCGAAAAGATCTTTGATGTATCCATATCAAAGGAAGGCGTTTACAAACCTAAGATGAAGCACGAATTTGGGATGTATTTGAACAGAACGTGGTATAGATTGGCACTCAAGAAAGAATTGGTGGATGATTCTGATCCTATTAAAGCCTTGGATGTCTCGGTTCTGCAAGAACATGTTTTAGATAGAATTCTCGGAATAAAAGATCCAAGGACCGACAAAAGAATAGACTTCGTAGGTGGTGTCCATGGTTTACAGGCTTTACAAGATTACATTGATAAAAAGGGATGGGCTGTAGCGTTTTCATTGTATCCAACATCGATAGAAGATTTGATGAAAATCTCAGATTCTGGGAAGATAATGCCACCAAAATCAACTTGGTTTGAACCAAAACTGAAAAGTGGACTTTTTGTTCATTTAATTTGA
- the rpsI gene encoding 30S ribosomal protein S9, with amino-acid sequence MPEKVVYHGLGRRKTSVARVYLFPGQGKLTINDKLFNSAEEYFKDQVRARQAFEPLFITKMNDKFDVFVRVEGGGLSGQAGAVRLAIARALVKLDPDLRPTLKAQGLLTRDPRMVERKKYGLKKARRAPQYSKR; translated from the coding sequence ATGCCAGAGAAAGTAGTATATCATGGTTTGGGTAGGAGAAAAACTTCTGTAGCAAGAGTCTATCTCTTTCCTGGTCAAGGTAAGCTGACGATAAATGATAAGCTCTTTAATTCCGCAGAGGAATACTTCAAAGACCAAGTGAGGGCAAGGCAAGCCTTTGAACCGTTGTTTATCACGAAGATGAATGATAAATTTGATGTTTTCGTAAGGGTCGAAGGAGGAGGGCTCTCGGGTCAAGCTGGTGCAGTAAGGTTAGCAATTGCACGTGCTCTTGTAAAACTCGATCCTGATTTGAGACCTACATTGAAAGCTCAAGGTTTGTTAACGAGAGATCCACGCATGGTTGAGAGAAAGAAATACGGTTTGAAAAAAGCTCGAAGGGCTCCTCAGTATTCGAAACGTTAA
- a CDS encoding ribosomal-processing cysteine protease Prp: MIKITFCKLSEHYLSFIARGHSHFDVKGKDIVCAAVSSLVQHTARILHDRCEAVVKKSHGKLEVLLRNPSELSDILIDELYKSLYDLQEQFSSNLSVEVNEDANRYTNVCS, encoded by the coding sequence GTGATAAAGATTACGTTTTGCAAGTTATCTGAGCATTATCTTTCTTTTATTGCTCGTGGACATAGTCATTTTGATGTTAAAGGTAAAGATATAGTATGTGCTGCAGTTAGTTCGTTGGTTCAGCATACTGCCAGAATTCTTCATGATCGTTGTGAAGCAGTTGTTAAGAAATCCCATGGAAAACTCGAAGTTTTATTGAGAAACCCGAGTGAACTGTCTGACATATTGATAGATGAATTGTACAAGAGTCTGTATGATCTGCAGGAACAATTTTCCTCGAATCTTTCTGTGGAGGTGAATGAGGATGCGAATCGATATACAAATGTTTGCTCATAG
- the rpmA gene encoding 50S ribosomal protein L27, whose protein sequence is MRIDIQMFAHRKSGSTNGRDSRPKYLGVKVGDGQKVLTGNIIVRQRGTKIHSGKNVACGKDFTLYALRDGIVKFYVKNNRKFVDVIPQE, encoded by the coding sequence ATGCGAATCGATATACAAATGTTTGCTCATAGAAAAAGTGGTAGTACCAATGGCCGGGACAGTCGACCAAAGTATTTGGGTGTCAAAGTTGGAGATGGTCAGAAGGTTCTGACAGGTAATATCATCGTTAGGCAGAGGGGAACTAAAATACATTCTGGAAAAAATGTGGCCTGCGGCAAGGATTTTACCCTTTATGCTCTAAGAGATGGTATTGTGAAGTTCTATGTGAAAAACAACAGGAAATTCGTTGATGTTATACCCCAAGAGTGA